The Longimicrobiaceae bacterium genome has a window encoding:
- a CDS encoding ATP-grasp domain-containing protein — protein sequence MPRVLVTDGGERAALAVVRSLGRAGHEVHVCGPRERTLAGSSRWARSRSVVSDPLAAPAAFAAEVRALAVRLRVEVLLPISEASLLAVLPFGERPPGVLLPFPTEPVFRAVCDKRRVLAAAERAGIAVPAQRVIERAEDRATVAPDTFRFPVVVKPSRSVCEGEGTRCKVPVQHAADWVELRVVLEDLPPEAYPVMVQQRVVGPGTGIFLLMWDGRVRASFAHRRLREKPPAGGVSVLRESVAADPVLADRAAALLASFRWQGVAMVEMKVDEGTGTPYLMEINGRFWGSLQLAVDAGVDFPALLLECAAGRAPKAPPPYRPGVRSRWEWGDVDHLLTRIRRSPAELALPAGSPGRLSTAAHVLTPWSRGRRGEVLRASDPAPFVRETIDWFLRR from the coding sequence ATGCCGCGCGTACTGGTCACCGACGGCGGCGAGCGCGCCGCCCTGGCGGTCGTCCGCTCGCTGGGACGCGCCGGCCACGAGGTGCACGTGTGCGGCCCGCGCGAGCGCACGCTGGCGGGAAGCTCCCGCTGGGCACGGTCGAGGTCCGTCGTCTCCGATCCGCTCGCCGCGCCAGCCGCCTTCGCGGCAGAGGTGCGGGCGCTCGCCGTGCGGCTGAGAGTCGAGGTGCTGCTGCCCATCTCCGAGGCGTCGCTGCTGGCGGTGCTCCCGTTCGGCGAGCGGCCGCCGGGCGTGCTGCTGCCCTTCCCCACCGAGCCGGTGTTCCGCGCGGTGTGCGACAAGCGGCGGGTGCTGGCGGCGGCGGAGCGCGCGGGCATCGCCGTGCCCGCCCAGCGCGTGATCGAGCGGGCGGAGGACCGGGCTACCGTGGCGCCGGACACCTTCCGCTTCCCCGTGGTGGTGAAGCCGTCGCGCTCGGTGTGCGAGGGCGAGGGGACGCGCTGCAAGGTGCCGGTGCAGCACGCGGCGGACTGGGTGGAGCTGCGCGTGGTGCTGGAAGACCTGCCGCCCGAGGCGTACCCGGTGATGGTGCAGCAGCGCGTGGTGGGCCCCGGCACCGGCATCTTCCTGCTGATGTGGGACGGCCGGGTGCGTGCGTCCTTCGCCCACCGCCGGCTGCGGGAGAAGCCCCCCGCCGGCGGCGTGAGCGTGCTGCGCGAGAGCGTGGCGGCGGACCCGGTGCTGGCCGACCGGGCCGCGGCGCTGCTGGCGTCGTTCCGCTGGCAGGGCGTGGCGATGGTGGAGATGAAGGTCGATGAGGGGACGGGCACGCCGTACCTGATGGAGATCAACGGACGCTTCTGGGGATCGCTTCAGCTCGCGGTAGATGCGGGGGTGGATTTCCCCGCGCTGCTGCTGGAGTGCGCGGCGGGCCGCGCCCCGAAAGCGCCGCCGCCGTACCGGCCGGGCGTGCGCAGCCGGTGGGAATGGGGCGACGTGGACCACCTGCTCACGCGCATCCGCCGCTCGCCGGCGGAGCTGGCGCTGCCCGCGGGCTCGCCCGGCCGCCTGAGCACCGCCGCGCACGTGCTCACCCCCTGGTCGCGCGGCCGGCGCGGCGAGGTGCTCCGCGCATCGGACCCGGCCCCGTTCGTCCGCGAGACCATCGACTGGTTCCTCCGCCGCTGA